A window of Tepidisphaeraceae bacterium genomic DNA:
GACCGACTGGGCGGCACTGGCCAAATTGCCCTGCATCGCGTTCTACATGGGCACGAAGGCGTTGCCGGACATCTGCGCGAAACTGGTCGCTGGCGGCATGCCACGCACCACCCCCGCCGCCACCGTGTCGCGAGGCACGACACCGCTGCAGCGCACGATCGTCGGTACCATCGCCGACCTGCCCGATCGCGTGGCGGCTGCGCACGTGGCGACGCCGGCGCTGACGATCATCGGCCGGGTCGTCGAGTTGCGCGAGCAACTGAGCTGGTTTGAGTCGCGTCCGCTGTTCGGGCAGACGATCGTGGTGACGCGGGCGCGCACGCAGCAAAGTACGCTCGTCGAACGGCTGGAAGCGCTCGGCGCGAACGTGTTGGAAGCCCCGACCATCGAAATCGCGCCGCTGTCTGACTTCGCGCCGCTCGACCGCGCGTTGCGGTCGCTGCGGCCGCAGGACAGTGCCGGTGGCCCTGGTTGGGTCATCTTCACAAGTGCCAACGCGATCGGCGTCGTCCGCGATCGACTACGTGCCATCGACCTCGACGCTCGCGCGTTCGCGGGCACGCACGTCGCCGCCGTAGGTGAAGCGACTGCCAACGCACTACGCGATGGCCTGGGCTTACGTGCCGACCTTGTCCCCTCCCGCGCCACCGCCGACGCGCTGGTAGACGAGTTGATCCAGCGCGATGCCGTCCGCGACCGCCGACTGCTGCTGTTGCGCGCCGACATCGCCCGGACCGACATCCCCGACCGCCTGCGCCACGCCGGCGGCATCGTTGACGACGTGGCCGTCTACCACACGCGCCCTGCCACCGCCCTGCCCGCCGGCGTCGTTGAGGCGATCGAATCGGGCCGCGTGGACTGGATCACGTTCACTAGCAGCAGCACCGCGACGAATCTATGTTCTTTGCTCGGGCCGCAGTACAGCGACCATTTGGCCAACGTGCGGATCGCGAGCATCGGTCCCGTTACGACCGAGACGCTGCACTGCCTGTCGCTCGAGCCCGCGGTGGTCGCGACCACCTTCAACATCGACGGATTGGTGGATGCGATCGTCACCCATAGTCGAGATCATTCGACCTAAACACCCGCGGGTGAGAAGGCCTCAGGCGATCATCAACACATGTCATCCCGAAGGGAGCGGAAGCGACTTGAGGATCTCGGACTAAGGACGGTTCTCGGCCTTGGGAGATGGGTCAGGTCGGCAAGCCTCCCATCGGGATGACAACGGGGCCATCCGAAAAGGCTCTGGCCCCCTAGCGTCAATCGGACTCGCTGTTTCGTTTCGGCACCTCCCCCTCTAGAATCCCCACCCACCAATGGCCAAGGAGCGCAACGATCTCGTCGACCGCCTGCTGTACGTGCTACTGCGCGCGGTCGCTGCGGCGCTCTACTGCTTCCCGGTGAACGCGAACCTGCGGTCCGCAAAGTTGCTCGGTTCGGCGTTGTATCGGTTGGACCGCAAGCACCGCGAACGGGCGCTTACCAATCTGAAGCGCAGCATGCCGGAACTGTCACCGCGGCAGCGCGAGGCGATGGCCGAGCGGTCGATGCAGGAAGTGTTCATGCTGTTCGTCGAGGTGCTGTTCACCACCCGGCTGATCCGCATCGACACCTGGCCGCGCTACATCACGCTGCACAATTTTGAGCCCGCGCTCGATTTGCTGCTGAAGCGCAAGCAGGGCCTGCTGCTGCTGACGGGCCACTACGGCAACTTTGAGATTCTTGGCTACCTGCTGGCCGTCCTAGGCTTTCCCACCGCCAGCGTCGCGCGACCGTTGGACAACAAATACATCAGCCGCTGGGTGTTCGGCGTGCGCGAGCGGCTCGGACAGCGCATCATCGTGAAAAAAGGGGCGACCGAGGACGTGGTCGACGAGATGGAGCGTCACGGGGCCGTCGGTTTCGTCGCCGACCAGAACGCCGGCGCCAAGGGTATCTTCGTCGACTTCTTCGGCCGAAAGGCCAGCACGTACAAGTCGATCGGCCTGGTCGCGATGCAGTACAACGTGCCGATCGTCATCGGTTACTCGCGCCGGGTAAATGAGAAGTTCCAGTTCGTCGTCGGCGTGCAGGACATCATCTACCCGGCCGACTGGGCCGACCAACCGGACCCGCTGCGCTACGTCACCCAGCGGTACACGAAGGCGATCGAAGACTTCATCCGCGTCGACCCCGGCCAATACTGGTGGGTCCACCGCCGTTGGAAAACGCGGCCGAAGGGGGAGATGCCGGAAGCGTTTGATTAGGTCCGGGATCAGATGCTTCCCGGGCTGGAGGCCCGGGTCACGTGATGCTTAGCATGGGGAGACGTCCTACCATAGTCGTACGGCATTCATCTTCATCCACCCGTACATCATGACGCTTCCAATCCTCAACGAGATCCTGAATCGCACGCGTGCAGGAGAAGCGCTCGCACTATGCGTGGTCGTCTCGACGCGCGGCAGCACACCACAGGGCGCCGGCGCGAAGATGCTCTGCCTGTTGAACGGCACCACCATCGGCACGCTGGGCGGCGGTTGCGTAGAGGCGGAGGTGCGCCGCAAGGCGATGGAGCTGCTGAACGGCGGGCAATCGCAGTTGCTGACCTTCCGGCTCGACTCCGACTACGGTTGGGACGACGGCCTGATCTGTGGCGGCACAATGGACATTCTCGTCCACCTCGTCCGCTCCCCCACCGATGCCGCCGTCTTCGCGCCGCTGGCCGATGCGCTGCAGCAGGGGCAGCCGGCGCAACTGGTCCTGCCATACGAGCGCAACGGCCAGGCGTCCAAGTACATCGAAGACCTCGGGCCGCCGCCTGTGCTCGTGATCGCCGGGGCGGGGCACGTCGGCCAAGCGCTGGCAACGCTGGCCTCGCAGGCGGGGTTCGACGTCGACGTGATCGACGACCGAACCGACTACGCCAACCGCGAGCGCTTCCCCACGGCTCGACAACTGATGTTGGGCGAGATCGAAACAAGTCTTCGCCAGTACCCCACTGACGCCGATACGTACATCGTCATCGTCACCCGCGGCCACCGCAACGATGGCAGGGCGCTGGAAGCCGTCGTTCGATCACCGGCGAAGTACGTCGGCCTGATCGGCTCGAAGAGCAAGATCAAGCTGATCTTCCGCGAAATGCTGGCCAACGGTGTGGCGCTCGACGACCTGCTTCGCGTCCACGCGCCGATCGGCCTGAACATCGGCTCTGTTACCGTCCCCGAAATCGCAATCAGCATCGCCGCCGAGTTGGTCGCGGTACGCCGCGGCGTGCAGGTGGCGGGGGCAATGCGAATGGCCCAGGCGGAACTACGGGTGTGGTTGAAGGGGTGAAGGCATGTCTCAGCCGCGCTGCATCTCGCCACGTAGCGAAAACTAGGTTCACCGCACTACCGCATATCGCCAGTTGTCATCCCGAAGGGAGCCTAAGGCGACCTGAGGGATCTCGACGCGCGGACGGTTCTCGGCCTTGGGAGATCCCTCAGGTCGCTTCCGCTCCCTTCGGGATGACAGTCGTTAGCATGAGGCACGCGACTGGCCCTGCCCCGCACGACCCTCAACCTTTCACCTTCTTTGAGCGCCCGCCCCTTGAACAATGGGGCACCGCATCTTAACATCCGCCGTACCTTCACATGTTGTTCCCGCCTGAAGGTTTGGCAATGGAGTGCCGCCGATGTCACAGAACACCCTGCAGCCGTGCGACGAGTCCACCGACCTGTTCGAACCCGCCAAGCCGCCGCGACGGTACGGTGAAACCGACCTGCACAAGACGCTGAAGAAGGAAGCCTGCCGGTGGCTGTACCGCATGGGCTACCGCTGCATTGCCGCCGAGGTGCGCCTGAAGCCGCTGGGCATCATCGACGCCGTCGGTACGGGCTGCTTTCGCCCGTACCACAACTACAACAATCAGCCGCGCGAGGTGCAGCAGGTCTGCTTCATCGAATGCAAAGCCAGCCGCAGCGACTTCCTGCGCGACATGAGCGACGACGGCCAGCTGAAGCTTTGCCTGATGGAACGCGACCGGAACCGTAAGGCCGAATCCAAACGCCGCAGCCGCAAGCCGCGCGTGTTACGGCAGACGGTCGGCCTGGGCAAGTTCGATTCCTGCCTCATGCAACCGATGGCGAACCTGCATTACGTGTTAGCACCGGTCGGTATGCTGCAGAAGAAAGACCTGCCCGCCCGCTGGGGCCTGCTGGGCTGCGGGCCGGGCGGCATCAACGTCGTCGTGCGGGCCGAGTGGCAGGAAGTCTCGCGGACCGAGTACGTCGAGTCCGCCATCGCCCGCACCCTCACCGGCGACATCTTCCGCGCCGACGACCGCGCCATCAGCTCCGTCAACCGCGCCCTGTTCGCCCAGCAGCAGACATTGGCCGAGCGCATCCGCAGCGTGCGCCCGCAGAGCATCCTGTCGCCCCTGCCGCATGGGCAGGTCGCGGTGGCGCGGCAATAAACATAACGGGCACCGCCGAAGCGAACCTCCCGCGGTGTAAAGGTTCCACCTCTTCTGTAGGACAGGCATTCCTGCCTGTCTCTCCCCCCGTCTGCTTCTCCCCCGTACTCGCGAGATCAAAATCCCAAGCCCCAATGCCAAACAAATGACCAATCACCGAATCCCAATCGGAAAGACTCCCTGCTCTGTGTTTGCCTCTGTGCTCTCTGTGTCCTCTGTGGTTCAACCGCTTCTTCGCGCCACCTATGCGTCTCCTTTGCGGCCTTCGCGTCCAGCCCTTCCGTGAATACGGGGGGAGAGGCGGACAGGGGGGAGACAGGCAGGAATGCCTGTCCTACAGAAGAGGAGTCTCGTGCGTTAATCACGCGATTTCGGTCTACTTCATCAACCCGCGCAACGTCTCCAGATTCACCGTGTCCCAGTCCCGGCCATCCTCATGCTTGGCTTTGGGCGTCTCCAGGATCTTCGGCACGTTCTTGAACGCCTTGTCGCGCACGAACGGCTCAAAGCCTTCCAACCCGATCTGACCATGACCGATGTGTTCATGGCGGTCCACCCGGCTGCCGAGTTCTCGCTTGGAATCATTCAAGTGCAATACGCGCACGCGCTCGACGCCAATCGACTTCTCCAGGTCCTTCCGAAACGCCTTGTACTTCGCTCCGCGGAAGTCGTAGCCGGCCGCGAACAGGTGGGCGGTGTCGAGGCAGACGCCAAGCTTCTCCGGGTGCTTCACGCCATCGAGGATGGTCGCCAAATGCTCGAGCGAGCACCCAAGGCAGCTGCCTTGGCCCGCAGTGATCTCCAGACAAGTGATGACGTTTGGCGCGTCGACTTCACCGAAGAGGATATTCAGCGCCGCCGCCACCCGCGCAAGGCCCGCCTCTTCACCACTGCCGACATGCGCGCCCGGGTGGGTGACGAGGAGCCCGATGCCAAGCTGTTCGCACCGCCGTAGTTCCTCACCGAACAAATCGATGCTCTTCCGCCAAAGCGTTTCGTCCGGCGACGCCAGGTTGATCA
This region includes:
- a CDS encoding deoxyribonuclease IV; protein product: MFGSHLSIAGGMHKAILEAQRLGMESVQVFTKNQQQWKVKPLEAEAISLWKSHLSESGFKHTVSHDSYLINLASPDETLWRKSIDLFGEELRRCEQLGIGLLVTHPGAHVGSGEEAGLARVAAALNILFGEVDAPNVITCLEITAGQGSCLGCSLEHLATILDGVKHPEKLGVCLDTAHLFAAGYDFRGAKYKAFRKDLEKSIGVERVRVLHLNDSKRELGSRVDRHEHIGHGQIGLEGFEPFVRDKAFKNVPKILETPKAKHEDGRDWDTVNLETLRGLMK
- the cobA gene encoding uroporphyrinogen-III C-methyltransferase, with translation MSASPGFVSLVGAGPGDPGLLTVRGQTLLATADVVMCDALANPRLLSHCRPEAEIIFVGKRSGKHGMTQDAINAILVDRAKLGRRVVRLKGGDPFVFGRGGEECQVLAAAGIPFEVVPGVTAGIAVAAYAGIPITHREFNGSVTFITGHEGHRCASTGLDVDTTDWAALAKLPCIAFYMGTKALPDICAKLVAGGMPRTTPAATVSRGTTPLQRTIVGTIADLPDRVAAAHVATPALTIIGRVVELREQLSWFESRPLFGQTIVVTRARTQQSTLVERLEALGANVLEAPTIEIAPLSDFAPLDRALRSLRPQDSAGGPGWVIFTSANAIGVVRDRLRAIDLDARAFAGTHVAAVGEATANALRDGLGLRADLVPSRATADALVDELIQRDAVRDRRLLLLRADIARTDIPDRLRHAGGIVDDVAVYHTRPATALPAGVVEAIESGRVDWITFTSSSTATNLCSLLGPQYSDHLANVRIASIGPVTTETLHCLSLEPAVVATTFNIDGLVDAIVTHSRDHST
- a CDS encoding XdhC/CoxI family protein, which encodes MTLPILNEILNRTRAGEALALCVVVSTRGSTPQGAGAKMLCLLNGTTIGTLGGGCVEAEVRRKAMELLNGGQSQLLTFRLDSDYGWDDGLICGGTMDILVHLVRSPTDAAVFAPLADALQQGQPAQLVLPYERNGQASKYIEDLGPPPVLVIAGAGHVGQALATLASQAGFDVDVIDDRTDYANRERFPTARQLMLGEIETSLRQYPTDADTYIVIVTRGHRNDGRALEAVVRSPAKYVGLIGSKSKIKLIFREMLANGVALDDLLRVHAPIGLNIGSVTVPEIAISIAAELVAVRRGVQVAGAMRMAQAELRVWLKG